A segment of the Candidatus Zixiibacteriota bacterium genome:
ATTTTTCTTGGTTTCGGGTCGGAGGGATATGACTCAATCGCGCGATTAAAAAATTCAAATGCTTTTGAATGTGATTGCCATCCCGAATCAAGTGATTTTTGGGCTGCTGATATGTAATAACCATGCAGCGATTTTCCATAACCATTTATCATGTCATTTTGTGGCATAATTTGGCGCATTGTCATTATTATCATCCATAAGGAATCATGATTTTTCTCAAATGACCATGATGCCCGGTCGCCCAGGAATTTTTTTGCCAAATCATTTATTTGGACTTTGCCTTCAGCGCTATTCCAGAAACCCCGAGATTCAAGATGCATCAATGAAGCATAGTCTTTTATGCCCGGGATAATATCTTTAAGCTTATTAAATGAGCTGACAATCGCGTATAATTCATCATTACCTATATCGCAATCTCTAATGATCAATTTACTGGAATCGATATCTTCGTTATCCAATTGAATAGATAAGTACATTGAATCCCTGTCATTAGCATTCAGGGGGATAAAAACATTTTGGCAAATCATTTTATTGTCGTCCCAAATATCGGGTGGATACCACTCATAACCTATTTTAAATAATGAATCAAATATTAGACTGCCATCGGGATCAGTTAAAGAAATATTAAGTTTGTCTAAACTTGGCTCAAGAAGGTCACCTTCCCAATACAAACAAATCGGAATCCTTGATGCCTTTGGAGAAATACGGTTAGGACAATAATAGGCATTCAAAGCAAATCCATCTCTTTTAATCGGTTTGGCAAAAAAGGGAATTTCATCTCGCGCAATAATGTCTTTTCTCACATATTGTCCATCGTAGACATTTTCGCCAAAGTAGTTTTCATCAAGGTGACGCTCTTTGTAAGCCACATACATATTATTAAATTTCGGATAATTACGCATTCGCGTAAATTGGGCGACCGCTCCCCCCTGATAACTGATAAAATCGGGGCGGCGTTCATCGAATACATAATCAGCGTAATAATCTTTGAATCGATAGCGAGCAAGATGATAATCGGCAAGAAGTCCAACATCATAAACGCGCAATCCTCCATAGTAACTTGTCGCGCCCACATCGGCACATAAAACGGTGGGGTGGACAATGCCAAGGGAATCTCCGAGATCGCGGTTCAAACCATGAATGGTTGACTGAATAGCCGTAAATGGAACCGTAAAATGAGATTTCTGATATTGATATTGCCGCTCAGATTTGAAAACCAAATACCCGGATAATAAGATGACTATTATTCCTGACAAGCCAACCAGTTTTTGCCGATTGCCGAGAAAATTAAAAACTGTAATAAATCCTAAACCGGCCAGAATTATTAATATCAGAATTAAGGGATGCAGAATGCGATACTGCATCATCCAATCACCCCAGGAAATAATGGGCAACGCCAAAGATATGAGTAGGGAAGCGAAAAAAATCGCAGCCAGTAGTTTTTTTCGACCCCAAAGGGCAGCGGCTGCCAGGGGAATCAGAAGATATAAACCGTATGAGGAAAAACAGTTTCGTATATAAGCCCATCCGCCGCGATTAAACTCGGTCAATTTATAGAGTATTGGCACATCTCGGACTTTAGCGTAATATGTATTTGGCAGCCATTCAGAAAAATAGATATAATGCCAAAGATGGTAAACTCCAAAACAAGATAAAAACCACACCAGATTTAAAATATAGATTTTAAATTGTTTTTTGTCGTGAATCCAAAACATCGAAATAAAAAATGCCGCGACAAAATAGACTATTCCTTCGGGTCGGGTAATGGCAATCAGAAAGTATATTAAGCCGGAAATGACAAATCGCTTATGATGCGTAAGTTCAATATACAACCGATATATTCCGGAAATTATCAAGAGACCATATAGTCCGTTTTCCAAACCGGATACGGCCCAGATCGTAAGAGACACATTGGTGACCAGCAGAATTGCTATAATTAAATATATCGGTGCCCGAATGGGATGTTCCGTGTATGTTCTGAATATGCGGTCGATAATCACCAGCATTAAAATCACAAAAAATATGGAAATGATTTTGGGAGTTATGACCGGATGGAAAATACCCACCTTGATAAAAAGAGCAAGTATAAATACCCAGAGGGGGTTAGAATACCCTTCGACTACTTCCCCGTCAATATTGTGAACAAGACCATGACCGGAAGCAAGGTTTTTCGCATAAGTGTAAGAAATGCCGGCGTCATCTATAATATAATTACCATATAGCAGGGCATGTCCCAAAAATACCAGGCAGGGAATTAGAATTATTGTAATCGCTATTGATTTGTTAAGGGTGCTCGATTGTTTTTTCTTGAGATTCTCCACAAACGAGCGAAATCCAAGAATTAATTCACCGAATTTCCGGGATAAAGGAATAATCGAGACAATTAAAGAGGCAAATAGAATTATCCAAGCTATTTGATTGGGGTAATACACACGAGAACCTTGCCATTGAGCAAAGCCGCACAGGCAAATAAAGTACAAATGAATTATGCCCAGGTAAATTCCTGTTGAATATTTTTTGCGAATAAATAATCCTGCCAGTCCCGCAATTCCGATCCAG
Coding sequences within it:
- a CDS encoding glycosyltransferase family 39 protein: MRGWREKLYYYKSRLDLQYLFITAIVIRLIYLALMLGQVEYSHLLEIAPDTIRYVNIAEGILNLDVPDENAVIIFGPGYGFFLSIVFFLFGNGALGVLLIQIIISSLSCLLIYKLGKELTESKAVGLIAGYLLAISFTSISLANIVLSDTLFFFLFLLGNVFFIIALKHDNRRYFIYSGIILGLSAYVRSIGQLWPLAMLLLIFILPVNNKSLSWWKSRFTRLKRAWIAPVIALLLISVWIGRNYIKHDYPLMALAGPVGVSKVVALSESRVNQKSTSEIVTGWVNKYKHKHNIKEFPYIDYARIYYKEAYSSFLRNPTVVINAYKDMLWGNIISVNELYRTQLPQLKDKILSRMGHYRVARIPQLCFWIGIAGLAGLFIRKKYSTGIYLGIIHLYFICLCGFAQWQGSRVYYPNQIAWIILFASLIVSIIPLSRKFGELILGFRSFVENLKKKQSSTLNKSIAITIILIPCLVFLGHALLYGNYIIDDAGISYTYAKNLASGHGLVHNIDGEVVEGYSNPLWVFILALFIKVGIFHPVITPKIISIFFVILMLVIIDRIFRTYTEHPIRAPIYLIIAILLVTNVSLTIWAVSGLENGLYGLLIISGIYRLYIELTHHKRFVISGLIYFLIAITRPEGIVYFVAAFFISMFWIHDKKQFKIYILNLVWFLSCFGVYHLWHYIYFSEWLPNTYYAKVRDVPILYKLTEFNRGGWAYIRNCFSSYGLYLLIPLAAAALWGRKKLLAAIFFASLLISLALPIISWGDWMMQYRILHPLILILIILAGLGFITVFNFLGNRQKLVGLSGIIVILLSGYLVFKSERQYQYQKSHFTVPFTAIQSTIHGLNRDLGDSLGIVHPTVLCADVGATSYYGGLRVYDVGLLADYHLARYRFKDYYADYVFDERRPDFISYQGGAVAQFTRMRNYPKFNNMYVAYKERHLDENYFGENVYDGQYVRKDIIARDEIPFFAKPIKRDGFALNAYYCPNRISPKASRIPICLYWEGDLLEPSLDKLNISLTDPDGSLIFDSLFKIGYEWYPPDIWDDNKMICQNVFIPLNANDRDSMYLSIQLDNEDIDSSKLIIRDCDIGNDELYAIVSSFNKLKDIIPGIKDYASLMHLESRGFWNSAEGKVQINDLAKKFLGDRASWSFEKNHDSLWMIIMTMRQIMPQNDMINGYGKSLHGYYISAAQKSLDSGWQSHSKAFEFFNRAIESYPSDPKPRKILEQMRPWIEYLNLHKNSLMEYGKNLPLTKMLEFYRHFYRESKIKFKPFEKFFITHLLPHYDYVDKIDSLDVYDQVTLMQLRKLRGNVKKSIKLNNRIQTFGNKKLELLDSRLIPLDSGKYLFESVFIPHNIADKQYVLSLNIAGRSIDDIPEKFRHRGTFPYSFYTLPPIPKLKNHIPNYAWQILNLEFEPYKYEITVFVSGGPPWHPLFNDHEGDNFVDVE